One window from the genome of Yamadazyma tenuis chromosome 7, complete sequence encodes:
- a CDS encoding uncharacterized protein (COG:K; EggNog:ENOG503P17X), with protein sequence MSGNTEKEFKPVTVDKPIPDTFDLGNLAAFDPNPLENDKLANAEQKEQYLTAVTRDNVQLLINQILSLPLKTTTDTHGSSTGQDSTMTLVQLPQPITLLPREKAIPKDKPLTKWQKFAVKKGIKPKARDGKMVYDEDTGEWAPKWGYKGKNKSLDDQWLVEIDDKVKNTPDELIDPRSLHRAERKRLVKKNELQHKRNLREYLPTIDAILGVADLEKVSVKKIRRALQELFAINLDEHKSSINELILERYHNLADERKQQNDKSEKQRREEMIKQDAILALKLSKEMSVPVRNALNRKKPSKVTKTKKSTSSEDKPKRKSVFQREVQLSAPLSEIIGVTSAPRGQVVKLLWQYIKGNKLQDPNSGRTILCDEKLENLFKKKKVDSFAMQKDLVKHMFYDKELAEKKEAAEAAAAAYSSVEPSASPVPSSRSPEEDQFSESSEED encoded by the exons ATGTCAGGAAACACCGAAAAAGAGTTTAAGCCCGTAACGGTCGACAAGCCGATCCCAGACACCTTCGACTTGGGAAACTTGGCGGCTTTTGACCCAAATCCCCTTGAAAATGACAAGTTGGCTAACGCAGAACAAAAGGAACAGTACTTGACAGCAGTCACCAGAGATAACGTGCAATTGTTGATAAATCAAATCTTATCATTGCCCTTGAAGACTACCACTGACACCCACGGGTCTTCCACCGGACAGGATTCCACGATGACATTGGTGCAATTGCCCCAGCCTATCACATTATTGCCTAGAGAGAAGGCTATTCCTAAGGACAAACCATTAACCAAATGGCAGAAATTCGCCGTTAAGAAAGGTATTAAACCTAAGGCTAGAGACGGAAAAATGGTATATGATGAAGACACCGGTGAGTGGGCTCCCAAATGGGGATACAAGGGTAAAAACAAGCTGCTTGATGACCAGTGGTTggttgaaattgatgataAGGTTAAGAATACGCctgatgagttgattgacCCAAGAAGTTTACATAGAGCTGAAAGAAAGAGattggtcaagaagaacgagTTGCAGCACAAGCGGAACTTGAGAG AGTATTTACCTACGATTGAC GCCATTTTGGGAGTGgcagacttggaaaaagtGTCTGTCAAGAAGATAAGGAGAGCCCTCCAAGAGCTCTTTGCAATCAATTTAGATGAACATAAA AGCAGtatcaacgagttgattCTCGAAAGGTACCACAACTTGGCAGATGAAAGGAAACAACAGAATGATAAGAGTGAGAAGCAGAGACGAGAAGAAATGATCAAACAAGATGCCATTCTAGCGTTGAAGCTCCTGAAGGAGATGAGTGTCCCGGTAAGAAACGCCCTCAACCGCAAAAAGCCATCGAAGGTAACCAAAACAAAGAAGTCGACCTCGTCTGAGGACAAACCTAAGAGAAAGAGTGTGTTTCAGAGAGAAGTGCAATTGTCTGCCCCTTTGTCTGAAATTATAGGCGTTACCAGCGCACCTAGAGGGCAAGTTGTCAAGCTCTTGTGGCAGTATATCAAGGGCAATAAGCTTCAGGACCCCAATTCTGGAAGAACCATTCTCTGTgatgagaagttggagaatctcttcaaaaaaA AGAAAGTCGATTCATTTGCAATGCAAAAAGATTTGGTAAAGCATATGTTCTACGATAAGGAATTGGctgaaaagaaagaagcagctgaaGCGGCAGCCGCAGCCTATTCGTCAGTCGAACCTCTGGCATCGCCTGTACCTTCTTCACGGTCTCCTGAAGAAGACCAGTTCTCAGAACTGTCGGAAGAGGACTAA
- the GEM1 gene encoding ERMES complex Ca(2+)-binding regulatory GTPase gem1 (EggNog:ENOG503NUWP; COG:V; BUSCO:EOG0926133I), which produces MSQESIRVIVCGDDNVGKSTLISALVKGEYIPNIQKKLPPITISNEDYSECLIELISNSPVKGSSRNSITDKRVSKYIPHTTVLIDTMSSDLVGLQKELKRGDVIWLVYSDHYTYERISLHWMPMLRSLGVNLPVVLCANKCDTTLGDDTSQNSDEFLPLLNEFKEIEACVRSSAKQNINVVEAFYMCQRAITHPISPIFDSKEGNLKPAAVAALKRVFFLCDKDQDGYLNYQEFSSLHTKAFERTADITEYENILRTLDRVIFPETEQDGLHPGISEDGFILLNKIYAERGRHETIWGILRSFSYTNSLSLDDKFLFPKIDVNPDSSVELSPLGYRFMVDLFVKFDKDNDGGLSENELSSLFYPTPGIPKLWRDCQFPSSIVCNESGYVTLQGWLAQWNLTTFLDYRTTLEYLSYLGFDEGSSIKALQITKPRKRRKKQNKVYRQPVFDRNVFNCFIIGAPKSGKTSLLESFLKGNYSEMYSPTIQPRICAKDIELRGGKQCYLILEELGELESAILENKSRLDQCDAICFTYDSSDPNSFQYLIDLRLKYEDTLDEVPCVFAALKADLDKQQQRGDIQPEIYTRDLSINSPLHISSNWATSLNELFIQIVDAATMPSTATAGLEKEPENINDEKYKHIVLAGGTISIMTLVSLWIWRNHAK; this is translated from the coding sequence ATGTCGCAAGAGAGTATACGTGTAATTGTGTGTGGTGACGACAATGTGGGCAAGTCAACGCTCATATCGGCTCTTGTTAAAGGCGAGTACATCCCCAACATTCAAAAGAAACTTCCTCCAATAACCATTTCCAATGAAGACTATTCCGAGTGTCTTATAGAGCTCATATCCAATTCGCCTGTCAAAGGATCATCTCGAAATTCCATCACCGATAAGCGGGTTCTGAAGTACATTCCTCACACTACTGTGCTTATAGATACCATGTCGTCGGATCTCGTTGGGCTTcagaaggaattgaagcGTGGAGATGTCATCTGGTTGGTATACTCAGATCACTATACCTACGAGAGAATCTCATTGCATTGGATGCCCATGCTCAGATCGTTGGGCGTGAACCTCCCGGTGGTACTATGTGCCAATAAATGTGATACGACTTTGGGTGATGACACCAGCCAGAACTCCGACGAATTTTTGCCGTTACTTAATGAGTTTAAAGAGATCGAGGCGTGTGTACGTTCCAGCGCCAAACAGAATATTAATGTGGTGGAGGCCTTTTACATGTGCCAACGTGCCATCACACATCCGATATCGCCTATATTTGATTCCAAGGAAGGAAACTTGAAGCCGGCGGCTGTGGCAGCGTTGAAACGGGTGTTCTTTTTATGTGATAAGGACCAGGACGGGTACTTGAACTACCAGGAATTTTCCAGCTTACACACAAAGGCGTTTGAAAGGACTGCTGATATAACCGAGTATGAGAATATCCTCCGGACCCTTGACCGCGTGATATTCCCCGAAACGGAGCAGGATGGACTACATCCCGGCATTTCGGAAGATGGGTTTattctcttgaacaagatatATGCCGAAAGAGGAAGGCATGAGACCATCTGGGGCATACTTCGGTCCTTCAGCTATACAAACTCGTTGTCGTTGGACGATAAGTTTTTGTTTCCGAAAATCGATGTCAACCCCGATTCCAGCGTAGAGTTAAGTCCTCTTGGGTACCGGTTTATGGTTGACCTCTTTGTCAAATTCGACAAGGACAACGATGGGGGACTCAGTGAAAATGAACTCAGCAGCTTGTTCTATCCAACTCCGGGGATCCCCAAGCTTTGGAGGGATTGCCAGTTTCCTTCTTCGATTGTGTGTAATGAGTCTGGATATGTCACCTTACAAGGTTGGCTTGCTCAATGGAACCTCACCACTTTTCTTGACTATAGGACTACGTTGGAGTACCTTTCGTAccttggatttgatgaagGAAGCTCTATTAAAGCTTTACAGATCACAAAGCCtagaaagagaagaaaaaagCAAAATAAGGTGTATAGGCAGCCGGTTTTTGACCGGAATGTGTTCAACTGCTTTATCATTGGAGCACCTAAGTCAGGGAAGACGTCTTTGCTCGAGCTGTTCTTGAAAGGTAACTACAGTGAAATGTACTCACCTACGATCCAACCTCGCATATGTGCAAAAGATATCGAATTAAGAGGGGGAAAACAGTGTTATTTGATATtagaagaacttggtgagcTCGAGTCGGCCATTCTAGAAAACAAAAGCCGTCTAGACCAATGTGACGCCATCTGCTTCACTTACGACTCGTCCGATCCTAATTCTTTCCAGTATTTGATTGATTTGAGACTAAAGTATGAGGACACTTTGGACGAGGTACCGTGTGTGTTTGCCGCCTTGAAAGCAGATTTGGATAAACAGCAGCAACGGGGTGATATCCAGCCCGAAATTTACACACGGGACCTTTCCATCAATTCTCCGTTGCatatttcttccaactggGCTACTTCTCTCAACGAGCTTTTCATCCAAATCGTCGATGCTGCCACTATGCCCAGTACCGCCACCGCCGGCTTGGAAAAGGAACCAGAAAATATCAATGACGAAAAGTACAAACACATTGTCCTTGCTGGTGGAACTATCAGCATTATGACACTAGTATCACTATGGATTTGGAGAAACCATGCAAAGTAG
- a CDS encoding uncharacterized protein (COG:T; EggNog:ENOG503P6KX; BUSCO:EOG09265LEG), giving the protein MLFRSILAPVRGVRGIAIGARLYSDAMSSMDEYESKIYKILKSEFNPLALEVRDVSGGCGSMFAILVESDKFKGVPMIKQHRLVNEVLKDEIAKWHGIQLRTKAP; this is encoded by the exons ATGTTGTTCAGATCGATACTTGCACCAGTTCGGGGCGTCAGAGGCATTG CGATCGGGGCCCGGTTATACTCCGATGCGATGTCCTCGATGGATGAATATGAATCGAAGATAtacaagatcttgaaactGGAGTTCAATCCTTTGGCTTTGGAGGTCCGGGATGTATCAGGCGGCTGCGGGTCGATGTTTgccattttggtggaaagcGATAAGTTCAAAGGAGTTCCTATGATCAAACAGCACCGATTGGTCAAcgaggtgttgaaggatgaGATAGCCAAATGGCATGGAATACAATTACGGACCAAGGCTCCATAG
- the PRT1 gene encoding Translation initiation factor 3 subunit b (BUSCO:EOG09260K24; EggNog:ENOG503NXCR; COG:J), with the protein MVHGYTYEDLEKEINVDDVDYTDLEARYQVNQDFGLDNYVVIDGAPVTTEAKVPVLSKVLKKLLSSYGELEDGDDGFYMPIEDGKTKGYLFAQFKEADSAKKAIRQLNGKQLDKSHRLLVNSLSDIENYGSEGNVPEEFVEPEIPEFKEHGFLKDWLLDEQGRDQLLLHQSETVGIYWNKKKSDPEKVIEPRQGFTSKYAKFSPKGTYLCSIHPQGVQSWGGPEFESLSKYIHNQVRLIDFSPNENYLVTLSPLPITMPETAAERAHFPFKEENEGHKLVIWDIKTGEPARSFALPPHLEGQKEMPWPLVKWSHDDKYCARQGPNALAIYETPSFQLLNKKLVQIDSIVDFEWAPASVKLANSKVEGGEYLLSYWTPESSNQTARVALMQIPSTQVLRTTNLFQVSDCKMHWHDEGKYLCVKVDRHTKSGKTVFSNLEFFKTTEKDIPVEKLELKEVVVNFAWEPKTERFITISRLDDGTNNPAIPKNIISFYAPELSQKTKITSSSYKCYDTIEKKYSNTIFWSPKGRFAVVATIGKSNGEIEFYDCSYDDDKKPGNNKDVNKAKLLKAEKYGGMTNLSWDPSGRFVAAWSSAWIHTIENGYKLFEFTGNMLRDDTKDQFKEFIWRPRPASLLSAADRKRVRKNLREYSAQFDEADAMEADTATREAILNRRRLLEEWRDYRSKYAKVESTENEVQAEIIEEIKEEIIEEKEEVIE; encoded by the coding sequence ATGGTTCATGGATATACCTAcgaagatcttgaaaaagagatCAACGTCGACGATGTCGATTACACTGACTTAGAAGCCAGGTACCAGGTCAACCAGGATTTTGGCTTGGATAACTATGTTGTCATTGACGGAGCTCCTGTGACTACCGAAGCCAAAGTTCCAGTTTTGAGtaaagtgttgaagaaattatTATCCAGCTACGGTGAGTTAGAAGACGGCGATGACGGATTCTATATGCCAATAGAAGACGGGAAGACAAAAGGATACTTGTTTGCTCAGTTCAAAGAAGCAGACCTGGCCAAAAAGGCTATTAGACAATTGAACGGAAAGCAGTTGGACAAGAGTCACAGATTATTGGTCAATAGTTTGAGTGATATCGAAAACTATGGTTCTGAAGGTAACGTCCCTGAGGAGTTTGTGGAACCAGAAATCCCAGAATTCAAGGAACAtggtttcttgaaggattGGTTATTGGATGAACAAGGAAGAGATCAGCTTCTCTTACACCAATCTGAAACCGTTGGTATCTACtggaacaagaagaaaagcGACCCAGAAAAGGTTATCGAACCAAGACAAGGATTCACCTCCAAGTATGCCAAGTTTTCTCCAAAAGGTACTTACTTGTGTTCCATTCACCCTCAAGGTGTACAATCTTGGGGAGGTCCTGAGTTTGAGAGCTTGAGTAAGTACATCCATAACCAAGTCCGTTTGATTGATTTCTCTCCCAACGAAAACTACTTGGTGACGTTGTCTCCCTTGCCCATCACCATGCCTGAAACTGCTGCTGAAAGAGCCCATTTCCCATTCAAAGAGGAAAATGAGGGTCATAAATTAGTTATTTGGGATATTAAGACCGGTGAACCTGCCAGATCGTTTGCTTTGCCTCCTCACTTAGAAGGCCAGAAGGAGATGCCTTGGCCCTTGGTCAAATGGTCTCACGATGATAAGTACTGTGCTCGTCAAGGTCCAAATGCCTTGGCTATCTACGAGACTCCATCTTTCcaattgttgaacaaaaaatTGGTGCAAATCGACTCGATTGTCGACTTTGAGTGGGCTCCCGCCAGTGTCAAGTTGGCTAACTCCAAGGTTGAAGGAGGTGAATACCTTTTGTCATACTGGACTCCAGAAAGCTCTAATCAAACTGCTAGAGTGGCGTTGATGCAAATTCCATCAACCCAGGTTCTCAgaaccaccaacttgttccaAGTCAGTGACTGTAAGATGCACTGGCACGATGAAGGAAAGTATTTGTGTGTGAAGGTCGACCGTCATACCAAGTCCGGTAAGACTGTGTTTTCCAATTtagaatttttcaagactACCGAAAAAGACATTCCTGTTGAAAAGCTcgagttgaaggaagtggtggtgaacttTGCCTGGGAACCCAAGACTGAACGGTTTATCACCATATCCAGATTGGACGATGGTACTAACAACCCTGCCATTCCAAAAAACATCATCTCGTTCTACGCTCCTGaattgctgcaaaagaCCAAGATCACTTCCTCTAGCTACAAGTGTTACGACACTATCGAGAAGAAGTACTCAAACACGATTTTCTGGTCTCCAAAGGGGAGAtttgctgttgttgcaaCCATCGGCAAGTCTAATGGAGAAATCGAGTTCTACGACTGTTCTTACGATGATGACAAGAAGCCAGGTAATAACAAGGACGTTAACAAGGCCAAGTTATTGAAAGCCGAAAAGTATGGTGGTATGACCAACTTGTCTTGGGACCCATCCGGAAGGTTTGTTGCTGCTTGGTCTTCGGCATGGATCCACACCATTGAAAACGGATACAAATTGTTCGAGTTCACCGGTAACATGTTAAGGGACGACACCAAGGACCAGTTCAAGGAGTTTATCTGGAGACCAAGACCTGCTTCATTGTTGAGTGCTGCTGACAGAAAGAGAGTCAGAAAGAACTTGCGTGAATACAGTGCACAATTCGACGAAGCTGATGCCATGGAGGCTGACACTGCTACCAGAGAAGCCATTTTGAACCGTCGTAGGCTTTTGGAAGAATGGAGAGACTACAGATCGAAATACGCAAAGGTTGAGTCTACAGAGAACGAAGTGCAAGCTGAAATCATCGAGGAGATCAAAGAGGAGATCATcgaagagaaagaagaagttatTGAGTAG
- the PRE10 gene encoding Putative proteasome subunit alpha type-7 (EggNog:ENOG503NU0E; MEROPS:MER0000553; BUSCO:EOG092644WX; COG:O), protein MTSIGTGYDLSNSVFSPDGRNFQVEYAMKAVENGGTSIGIKCKDGIVLAVEKIINSKLLVPGKNKRIQTIDRHIGVAYSGLLPDGRHLVSRGRDEAKSFKSIYKTSVSVPHLMDRLGIYVQNYTCYNSVRPFGVVAIIGGVDKKGPHLYMIEPSGAFWGYSGAATGKGRQTAKSELEKLNFDELTVREGVKVAAKIIHQAHEDNKDKDYELEITWCSLEETEGRHEFVPEDLLEEAIKYAQEEDEDDDEEDDDEDTEMAT, encoded by the exons ATG ACATCTATTGGAACAGGTTACGATTTATCCAACAGTGTTTTCTCTCCAG ACGGAAGAAATTTTCAGGTGGAATACGCCATGAAAGCCGTTGAAAACGGAGGCACTTCTATTGGAATCAAGTGCAAAGACGGAATAGTGTTGGCGGTGGAAAAAATCATAAATTCGAAGTTGTTAGTTCCTGGAAAGAATAAACGTATTCAGACCATCGACAGACACATTGGGGTGGCATATTCAGGACTTTTACCGGATGGGCGCCACCTTGTCAGCAGAGGAAGAGATGAAGCCAAGTCGTTCAAATCCATATATAAGACATCAGTAAGTGTTCCTCATTTGATGGACAGATTGGGCATTTATGTCCAGAACTATACTTGTTACAACTCGGTCAGACCTTTTGGAGTCGTCGCCATTATTGGAGGCGTCGACAAAAAGGGACCTCATTTGTACATGATTGAACCCAGTGGAGCATTCTGGGGATATAGTGGAGCTGCCACCGGTAAGGGCAGACAAACTGCTAAATccgaattggaaaagttgaacttcGACGAATTGACGGTCAGAGAAGGTGTCAAAGTGGCTGCAAAGATCATCCATCAGGCCCATGAAGATAACAAAGACAAGGATTACGAATTGGAAATTACCTGGTGTTCTCTTGAGGAGACCGAAGGTAGACACGAGTTTGTCCCTGAagatttgttggaagaagctATCAAATACGCACAAGAAGAggacgaagatgacgacgaagagGACGACGATGAAGACACCGAAATGGCCACCTAA
- the DPB2 gene encoding DNA-directed DNA polymerase epsilon, subunit B (EggNog:ENOG503NVDX; COG:L), whose translation METRVHLPVKLQPSNLRPTAYRIFSKKHGLNIQTDALKVLTDVVSHKFGSEWKGAKAQLYLEDIAKIWKAQDKGLFVDGEGLNEVLKQLNNEEKTKINRVIDEENKENINEEEELQWQEFFRVINPPEQPNYTFDKQRKQFGLRGEGKLSNFRDTNIEYFNNRYSLIRDRLSRNEVFQKTNYQSISNIKSKKQSKEITLIKNIIGNNGQSFIIFGLLTKNFRGVYTIEDTTDSIELNLDQAQKMLDAFYTEGMFLTAEGLYSQFNENSPNGIFHVTHLGHPPAERRDISSEHYGNLDFLNINKENLSNLHHSSKVSKDFRKKLVRLEKQLTDHKFIILGSNIYLDDLKIMKGLRKLFSRLEKDLTEEEEEAPVSLVLTGSFVSKPISSIQSSTSSISNSESYKNNFNNLANLIAEFPTIKSKVMLVLIPGPNDPWQSTHSLGSSNLNYLPQPSIPSIFLNRLERLLPKGHLKLGWNPVRVNYLSQEIVILKDDLMSKFKRNDIILESDLNQSNELLSENVDDNIPTKLKQARCLVRTLLDQGHLQPLSKGLKLVNPIYAHSLRIEPLPSLVILNDTKFENFEVPYTGCRVVNISSFLSDNRFNYLEYYPSQKAFKFKDLYL comes from the coding sequence ATGGAAACTCGAGTACATTTACCGGTAAAGCTTCAGCCTAGCAACCTCAGACCCACCGCGTATAGGATATTTTCTAAGAAGCATGGGTTGAATATTCAAACCGACgctttgaaggttttgacGGACGTAGTCAGTCATAAGTTTGGATCTGAATGGAAAGGTGCTAAAGCCCAATTATATTTGGAAGATATCGCCAAAATTTGGAAGGCACAAGACAAGGGCttgtttgttgatggtgaaggaCTTAATGAAGTACTTAAGCAGTTAAACAATGAAGAGAAAACCAAAATTAATAGggttattgatgaagagaatAAGGAAAACATAaatgaggaagaagaactccAGTGGCAAGAATTTTTCCGAGTCATAAACCCACCAGAGCAACCAAACTATACTTTTGACAAGCAAAGGAAACAGTTTGGTTTACGTGGAGAAGGGAAGTTGTCGAACTTTCGGGACACTAACATCgaatacttcaacaatagATATAGTCTTATTAGAGACAGGTTGTCAAGAAACGAGGTGTTTCAGAAGACAAACTACCAAAGTATTTCCAATATCAAGTCGAAGAAGCAGAGTAAAGAGATCACCTTGATTAAAAATATCATTGGGAATAACGGCCAGTCCTTCATTATTTTTGGTCTTTTGACAAAGAATTTCAGAGGGGTGTATACAATTGAAGATACAACAGACTCTATTGAGTTGAATCTTGACCAAGCACAAAAGATGTTGGACGCATTCTATACTGAAGGAATGTTTTTGACGGCCGAAGGACTTTATTCTCAGTTCAATGAGAACTCACCCAATGGAATCTTTCACGTAACTCATTTAGGTCACCCTCCAGCGGAGAGAAGAGATATATCATCTGAGCATTATGGTAAtttggactttttgaacaTCAATAAGGAGAACTTGTCTAATTTGCATCATTCCTCAAAAGTCAGTAAGGATTTCAGGAAGAAATTAGTCCGCTTAGAGAAGCAGCTTACGGACCACAAGTTCATAATTTTGGGGTCGAACATCTaccttgatgatttgaagatcatGAAAGGGCTTCGGAAGCTCTTTAGTCGATTAGAAAAAGATTtgactgaagaagaggaggagGCTCCGGTGTCATTGGTTCTTACTGGATCATTTGTGTCAAAGCCAATCAGTTCAATTCAGAGCTCCACATCAAGCATTTCCAACAGCGAGCTGTAcaaaaacaatttcaacaatCTTGCAAACCTCATTGCGGAATTCCCAACCATTAAGTCAAAGGTAATGCTCGTGCTAATTCCAGGCCCTAACGATCCATGGCAATCAACCCATTCACTaggttcttccaatttAAATTACTTACCCCAGCCATCAATTCCATCTATTTTTTTGAATAGACTCGAAAGACTACTTCCCAAGGGACACCTTAAACTTGGATGGAATCCAGTTAGGGTGAACTACTTGAGTCAAGAGATTGTAATCTTGAAGGACGACTTGATGAGTAAGTTTAAGAGAAACGATATTATTCTTGAAAGTGATTTGAACCAGTCGAACGAATTACTTAGTGAAAATGTCGATGATAACATTCCTACTAAGTTGAAACAGGCCAGATGCTTGGTGAGAACTTTACTTGACCAGGGCCATTTGCAACCGTTGTCTAAGGGGTTGAAATTGGTGAATCCCATCTATGCCCACAGTTTGCGTATTGAACCATTGCCCAGTCTTGTCATCTTGAACGATAccaaatttgaaaactttgagGTTCCGTACACTGGATGCAGAGTGGTGAATATTTCGAGTTTCCTCTCCGATAATAGATTCAATTACTTGGAGTACTATCCAAGTCAGAAAGCgttcaaattcaaagatttaTACTTATAG
- a CDS encoding uncharacterized protein (EggNog:ENOG503NUAW; COG:U): MEKDKKIQIRVMEVKRTELAERLGDAHISILPRKNLIILLCSMSLTLMLSFADQTGVTIGLSTIGKDLHCETTINWAGTASLLSNCVCQILFGRLSDIFGRKHVMIVCLFILSIADLCCGFAQTGIQFFIFRAFAGIGNGAVSSLSMVILSDVVTLEQRGKYQGILGASVGVGNAIGPFIMAGFIKSYSWRGFYYFVSPTMIANIAVVHFLVKNTKKENLDNILSTKDKLKQIDYLGIITAAIGLTLILVPISGGGSTFAWNSPLVIVMFIVGTLSLVGFVVIEWKIPELPMIPLHLFKVPSLCLLLASSFLFGMAYYGFLYYMPYFFNIVKQKSEVQSAVFLVPLVLCQAVGSIISGQIISRTGHYILTVIVGYSLWCLSNGLLILWSRTLPEYAEVLILIVMGTGVGFTFQPTMVAAQAQAKKSDRAVVISTRNVLRSFGGAVGIAVGSTIVSNSLLSEIATERGLSNLPDDYLEYLESNIYAKIEIKGLSAGQVNHVIGMYEKALRNYFYLLIPLIGVCLVSSFFIKDRGLQCIDEADQRKIVESSSSSVSNSS; the protein is encoded by the coding sequence ATGGAAAAGGATAAGAAGATCCAAATTAGGGTAATGGAAGTGAAGAGGACGGAGTTAGCAGAGCGGTTGGGGGATGCCCATATTTCCATATTGCCTAGGAAAAACTTGATTATATTATTGTGTTCAATGTCGTTGACGTTGATGCTTTCATTTGCAGACCAAACTGGGGTCACCATTGGGCTCTCGACTATTGGTAAGGACCTTCATTGTGAAACAACAATCAACTGGGCTGGAACCGCTTCGTTGTTGTCTAACTGTGTGTGTCAGATTTTGTTTGGTAGATTGTCAGACATCTTTGGCAGAAAGCACGTTATGATCGTCTGCTTGTTTATCTTATCAATTGCAGACTTATGCTGTGGGTTCGCCCAAACAGGAattcaatttttcattttcaggGCTTTTGCAGGAATAGGAAATGGTGCTGTCAGCTCATTATCAATGGTGATATTGAGTGACGTGGTAACCTTAGAACAAAGAGGAAAGTACCAAGGGATTTTGGGTGCAAGTGTTGGAGTAGGCAATGCGATTGGTCCCTTTATAATGGCAGGGTTCATCAAGTCCTATTCCTGGCGAGGCTTTTATTATTTTGTGTCACCTACCATGATCGCAAATATTGCCGTAGTGCActttttggtcaagaatACGAAGAAGGAGAATCTTGATAATATCTTGTCGACAAAGGATAAACTCAAGCAGATAGACTACTTGGGAATTATAACTGCTGCTATTGGGTTGACGTTGATATTGGTTCCAATAAGTGGGGGTGGCTCCACCTTTGCCTGGAACTCCCCTTTAGTCATAGTGATGTTCATAGTAGGAACCTTATCATTAGTcgggtttgtggtgatCGAATGGAAGATCCCCGAGCTTCCAATGATTCCATTGCATTTATTCAAGGTTCCTTCTTTGTGTTTGCTTTTGGCCTCGAGTTTTTTGTTCGGAATGGCTTACTATGGGTTTCTCTACTATATGCCCtattttttcaacatcgTCAAGCAAAAGTCCGAAGTCCAATCAGCTGTGTTTCTTGTGCCATTGGTATTGTGTCAAGCGGTGGGATCGATTATTTCTGGCCAAATCATCAGTAGAACTGGGCACTATATTTTGACGGTCATTGTTGGTTACTCATTATGGTGCTTGTCAAACGGACTTTTGATTCTCTGGAGTAGAACCTTACCCGAATATGCCGAAGTTCTCATTCTTATTGTTATGGGAACGGGCGTAGGCTTCACGTTCCAGCCAACGATGGTTGCAGCCCAGGCACAGGCTAAAAAAAGCGATCGAGCAGTGGTGATTTCCACCAGAAATGTCTTGAGGTCGTTTGGAGGGGCTGTAGGTATAGCCGTTGGTTCTACCATTGTCAGCAACTCATTGCTCAGCGAAATAGCCACGGAAAGAGGCTTATCAAACTTGCCCGACGATTATTTGGAATACTTGGAATCAAACATTTATGCCAAaattgaaatcaaaggCTTGTCAGCTGGTCAGGTAAACCATGTTATCGGCATGTATGAAAAGGCCTTGAGAAACTACTTTTATTTATTGATTCCTTTGATAGGAGTTTGTTTGGTGTCTTCGTTTTTCATTAAGGATAGAGGTTTGCAGTGTATAGATGAGGCTGATCAAAGGAAGATTGTCGAGAGCTCATCCTCTTCAGTCAGTAATCTGTCATGA